Proteins from one Microtus pennsylvanicus isolate mMicPen1 chromosome 7, mMicPen1.hap1, whole genome shotgun sequence genomic window:
- the Gon4l gene encoding GON-4-like protein isoform X2 → MVPCKRRRAAVTESVQQPDELDLESAAKPEPGRLKDLGSESPSWGQRQESSGCPEVHSVHDGESQPSMEDPSLSSKMLTQRGNLPVLEAVDVAISQEITLPSVESSHSLTVYLDKGRLQATASRKAKKIVFQPGQVTREDRGDHPVIEEPPLVEGEPGGEVKAEGEEQESEESDQRKKTKKGTKRKRDGKSQEQGTMAHDLKLDDMLDRTLEDGAKQHNLTAVNVRNILHEVITNEHVVAMMKAAISETEDMPLFEPKMTRSKLKEVVEKGVVIPTWNISPIKKASEIKPPQFVDIHLEEDDSSDEEYQPDEEEEDETAEESLLESDVESTASSPRGVKRSRLQASSEVAETDEESGVLSEVEKVPTPALRHISAEVVPMGPPPPPKPKQTRDSAFMEKLNAVDEELASSPVCMDSFQPMEDSLIAFRTRSKMPLKDVPLGQLEAELEAPDITPDMYDPNTADDEDWKVWLGGLLNDDVENEDEADDDDDPEYNFLEDLDEPDTEDFRTDRAVRITKKEVNGLMEELFETFQDEMGFSNMEEDGPEEEERVSESRPNFNTPQTLRFEEPLANLLNERHRTVKELLEQLKMKKSSSRPQPEVEKLKPQTETVHQTLVLDPAQRSRLQQQMQQHVQLLTQIYLLTTSNPNLSSEASTTRVFLKELGTFAENSVALHQQFNPQFQTLFQPCNWMGAMQLIEDFTHVSLDCSPQKTVKKTASEFPCLPKQVAWILATNKVFMYPELLPICSLKANNPRDKIIFTKAEDNLLALGLKHFEGTEFPKPLISKYLVTCKTAHQLTVRIKNLNQNRAPNNVIKFYKKTKQLPVLVRCCEEIQPHQWKPPIEKEEHRLPFWLKASLQSIQDELRNIAEGAAEGANVTTATESGTDQHLEKAGPEVGGATRYPLLMPKGVVLKLKPGSKRFSRKAWRQKRPLVQKPLLIQPSPCVQPVFNPGKISTWPTQSKIPPSNRVVQIPHLMQPNTVLQTLPGFPPVGVSGEDTFESPAAQPAVPSGPEARTSFPLSESQPSLPSCSAPKIMLPSLAPSKFRKPYVRRKPTRRKAAKVSPCVKPTPIIQSTPVIFTVPATTVKVVGLASGCNVIQPVSAAVAPNPQTIPITTLLVNPSFPCPLTQPLVASSISPLIVSGNPLTLPVPSIPEDKAKANLGIADGKNAPQNSESALKTQELTPLCAAVFSKEERRPWSLSSSPECQGASSESSAHGWTGVKIEQVGQAFEPLSPSLQESLNCAPKGLEEMVKIEAEDCVEEISVNFLGEKVKEEHSVEADSGCPQEKLSSALEMRKDTVLQKEETQPAKSLSVSQDPPDEGRTSGVGSKGLPKSTPSSMEQDMMLSSPPGKPEDSASAEGQSVGTPAGPDTGGEKDGPEEEEEDDFDDLTQDEEDELSSASEESVLSVPELQETMEKLTWLASERSMSQEGESEEENSQEENSEPEEEEEEEAEGMEALQKEDEVNDGAVGDAAEKPPSTLASPKTAPEVETSITPPGDNTKTAGKSRSGHRARNKRGSRARASKDTAKLLLLYDEDILDRDPLREQKDLAFAQAYLTRVREALQHIPGKYEDFLQVIYEFESSTQRQTAVDLYKSLQTLLQDWPQLLKDFAAFLLPEQALSCGLFEEQQAFEKSRRFLRQLEICFAENPSQHQKIIKVLQGCADCLPQDTTELKTQMWQLLKGHDHLQDEFSIFFDHLRPAASRMGDFEEINWTEEKEYEFDGFEEVILPDVEEEEEPAKVSTASKSKRRKEIGVQNHDKETDWPEVAKDCSCSCHEGGPDSKLKKSKRRNCHCSSKVCDSKSYKSKETLELVGSSPLQEASSMPATKEGGQGKDMLEEEALEEQESIDVTQIRTGRTTRKGETPTPAGSTVGSTVLCSAEVTLVERPLEGLTLCSPETPGLPTQTGVELSSVRRDQAGPEVVSCLDTSTILPEEGEDMKSFANSETIVPLPDASETEKLPSTVEIPASLPSPVSSRTRDTGRRHTYGKVCTQSWLHESPVEAETAHMVAPVCGTSSGVGALEITPKAASGVIAEDRGTQGKGPEGGLPKASEATVCANNSKVSSTGEKVVLWTREADRVILTMCQEQGAQPHTFSSISRQLGNKTPVEPVRPALRMRMMPPAPAMQTSSLTVGTCCLKKSWMNDTLGRARWEMVLRPVSLRDFSEDLTNTFWKQHWWRTGLGSFVNSLFLNVQMHMSCSNPNTLGSCTRQLLLQIISPIPFPGTSV, encoded by the exons AAGAAcaagagagtgaagaaagtgatcaaaggaaaaaaaccaaaaagggcaCCAAGAGGAAACGAGATGGAAAAAGTCAAGAACAAGGGACGATGGCTCATGACCTGAAACTGGATGACATGCTCGATCGGACCTTAGAGGATGGTGCTAAGCAGCACAATCTGACTGCAGTCAATGTACGGAACATCCTGCAT GAAGTAATCACAAATGAACATGTTGTAGCCATGATGAAAGCTGCCATCAGTGAGACAGAAGACATGCCACTGTTT GAGCCTAAGATGACCCGCTCTAAACTGAAGGAAGTGGTGGAGAAAGGAGTG GTAATTCCAACGTGGAATATTTCACCAATTAAGAAAGCCAGTGAAATTAAG CCACCACAGTTTGTGGACATTCACCTTGAAGAAGATGACTCCTCAGATGAAGAGTACCAGccagatgaggaagaggaagatgaaacaGCAGAAGAG AGCTTATTGGAAAGTGATGTTGAAAGCACGGCTTCGTCTCCACGCGGAGTGAAGAGATCCAGACTGCAAGCATCGTCTGAAGTGGCTGAGACAGATGAGGAGAGTGGCGTGTTGTCAGAG GTTGAGAAAGTCCCCACACCTGCTCTTAGGCACATCAGTGCTGAAGTAGTGCCCATGGggcccccacctcctcccaaaCCAAAGCAGACCAGGGATAGTGCTTTCATGGAGAAGTTAAATGCAGTAGATGAGGAGCTGGCTTCGAGTCCTGTCTGCATGGATTCTTTTCAG CCGATGGAGGATAGTCTCATTGCATTCCGGACTCGGTCTAAGATGCCCCTGAAAGATGTTCCTCTGGGCCAACTCGAAGCTGAACTTGAGGCTCCAGATATCACCCCGGATATGTATGACCCAAATACAGCTGATGATGAGGACTGGAAGGTGTGGCTGGGGGGCCTCTTAAATGATGACGTGGAGAACGAGG ATGAGGCAGATGATGACGATGATCCAGAATATAACTTCCTGGAAGACCTTGAtgaaccagacacagaggatttTCGTACTGACAGGGCCGTGAGAATCACTA aaaaagaagtaaaCGGGCTGATGGAAGAGCTGTTTGAAACG TTCCAGGATGAAATGGGATTCTCCAATATGGAAGAAGATGGCCCAGAGGAAGAGGAGCGTGTATCAGAGTCTCGGCCTAACTTCAACACCCCTCAAACCCTACG GTTTGAGGAACCATTGGCCAACTTGTTAAATGAACGCCATCGGACGGTGAAAGAGCTGCTTGAACagctgaaaatgaaaaaatcttCATCCAGACCACAGCCTGAAGTGGAGAAGCTTAAACCTCAGACGGAGACAGTCCATCAGACTCTGGTTCTAGACCCAGCACAGAGGAGCAGGCTTCAGCAGCAGATGCAGCAG catgTCCAGCTCTTGACACAAATCTACCTTCTCACCACCTCCAACCCCAACCTCAGCTCCGAGGCCAGCACCACCAGAGTGTTTCTG AAAGAGCTGGGAACCTTTGCAGAGAACTCCGTCGCCCTCCACCAGCAGTTTAACCCCCAGTTTCAGACCTTGTTCCAACCCTGTAACTGGATGGGAGCTATGCAGCTCATTGAAGACTTTACACATGTCAGCCTGGACTGCAGTCCTCAGAAAACCGTCAAGAAGACTG CCAGTGAATTTCCCTGTTTGCCAAAGCAAGTGGCCTGGATCCTGGCCACAAACAAGGTGTTCATGTATCCAGAGCTCCTTCCGATCTGTTCACTGAAGGCAAATAATCCTCGGGATAAGATCATCTTTACCAAGGCTGAGGACAA TCTGCTAGCTTTAGGACTGAAGCACTTCGAAGGCACTGAGTTTCCTAAACCTCTAATCAGCAAGTACCTTGTAACTTGTAAGACCGCTCACCAGCTGACGGTGAGAATCAAGAACCTCAACCAGAACAGAGCTCCTAACAACGTGATTAAA TTTTATAAGAAGACCAAACAGCTGCCAGTTCTCGTGAGGTGCTGTGAAGAGATCCAGCCACATCAGTGGAAACCGCCCATTGAGAAGGAGGAACACCGGCTCCCATTCTGGCTAAAG GCCAGTCTGCAGTCCATTCAGGATGAACTTCGGAACATAGCTGAAGGCGCTGCAGAAGGAGCAAATGTGACCACAGCCACAGAGAGCGGCACAGATCAGCACTTGGAGAAAGCTGGCCCTGAAGTGGGGGGTGCAACTCGGTACCCATTGCTGATGCCCAAGGGTGTGGTGCTCAAATTGAAACCAGGTTCCAAGCGTTTTTCCAGAAAGGCTTGGCGACAGAAGCGGCCATTGGTCCAGAAGCCCCTCCTCATCCAACCGAGTCCCTGTGTTCAGCCCGTGTTCAACCCTGGGAAAATATCGACCTGGCCAACTCAATCAAAAATCCCTCCAAGCAACAGGGTGGTCCAAATTCCTCATCTGATGCAACCAAACACTGTCTTACAGACACTTCCAGGTTTCCCTCCTGTGGGGGTCAGCGGAGAAGATACTTTTGAgtctcctgcagcacagcctgcTGTACCTTCTGGTCCTGAAGCCAGGACCAGCTTCCCCCTGTCTGAGTCTCAGCCATCACTGCCTTCTTGTTCTGCACCCAAAATAATGCTACCCTCGCTTGCCCCTTCGAAATTTCGAAAGCCGTATGTGAGGCGGAAGCCCACAAGAAGAAAAGCGGCCAAGGTTTCTCCTTGTGTGAAACCTACCCCCATCATCCAGTCCACACCTGTCATCTTCACGGTTCCTGCCACCACAGTGAAGGTTGTAGGCCTAGCCAGTGGCTGTAATGTTATCCAGCCCGTTAGTGCAGCCGTGGCCCCAAACCCGCAGACCATTCCTATCACCACTCTCCTGGTTaacccttccttcccctgcccGTTAACCCAACCACTCGTGGCCTCTTCCATCTCACCCTTAATTGTTTCTGGCAATCCTCTGACTCTTCCTGTACCATCTATTCCTGAAGATAAGGCTAAAGCGAACTTGGGTATTGCTGATGGAAAAAATGCTCCTCAAAACTCTGAGTCCGCATTGAAAACCCAGGAACTGACTCCCCTCTGTGCTGCTGTCTTCTCCAAAGAGGAGCGTCGGCCATGGAGTCTCTCATCCAGTCCAGAATGCCAGGGCGCATCGTCTGAATCGAGTGCCCATGGCTGGACGGGGGTGAAAATAGAACAGGTTGGGCAGGCTTTCGAGCCGTTGTCTCCCAGTCTTCAGGAATCTCTGAACTGTGCACCAAAGGGTTTAGAAGAAATGGTGAAGATAGAAGCTGAGGACTGTGTGGAGGAAATCTCTGTTAACTTCTTGGGGGAGAAAGTGAAAGAAGAACACTCTGTGGAAGCCGACAGTGGCTGCCCTCAGGAGAAGCTGAGTAGTGCTCTAGAGATGAGAAAAGACACAGTCCTGCAGAAGGAGGAGACTCAGCCCGCTAAATCCCTTTCTGTGTCCCAAGACCCGCCCGATGAGGGGCGCACAAGTGGAGTTGGAAGCAAAGGATTACCAAAAAGCACTCCGTCCTCCATGGAGCAGGACATGATGCTTAGCAGTCCTCCAGGGAAGCCTGAGGATTCAGCCAGTGCTGAGGGTCAGTCTGTGGGGACCCCAGCAGGACCAGACACTGGAGGAGAGAAAGATGGgcctgaggaagaagaggaggatgacTTTGATGACCTCACCCAAGATGAAGAAGATGAACTGTCATCAGCTTCTGAGGAGTCTGTGCTGTCTGTCCCGGAGCTCCAG GAAACAATGGAGAAGCTGACGTGGCTGGCTTCTGAAAGGAGCATGAGTCAGGAGGGTGAGTCTGAGGAAGAGAACTCCCAGGAGGAGAACTCTGAgccagaagaagaggaggaagaggaggcagaagggatgGAAGCCTTGCAGAAAGAGGATGAAGTGAATGATGGAGCAGTTGGAGATGCTGCTGAGAAGCCCCCTTCTACCTTGGCCTCACCCAAGACTGCTCCAGAAGTAGAGACCAGCATAACCCCACCAG GAGACAACACCAAAACTGCTGGAAAAAGCCGAAGCGGTCATCGAGCTCGGAACAAACGGGGAAGTCGGGCTCGGGCCAGCAAGGATACCGCCAAACTGTTGTTGCTGTATGATGAGGATATTCTTGATCGGGACCCCCTCAGGGAACAGAAGGACCTGGCCTTTGCCCAGGCTTACCTCACCAGG GTGCGAGAAGCTCTCCAGCATATCCCTGGCAAGTATGAAGATTTCCTTCAAGTCATCTATGAGTTTGAGTCAAGTACCCAGAGGCAGACTGCTGTGGATCTCTACAAAAGCTTGCAAACCCTACTCCAAGACTGGCCTCAGCTCTTGAAGGACTttgctgctttcctgcttccGGAACAAGCCCTGTCCTGTGGACTA TTTGAGGAGCAGCAAGCTTTTGAGAAGAGTCGTAGATTCCTGCGGCAGCTGGAGATCTGCTTTGCAGAGAACCCTTCCCAGCACCAGAAGATTATCAAGGTCCTGCAAGGCTGTGCAGATTGCCTTCCTCAGGATACCACTGAG CTTAAGACACAGATGTGGCAGCTCCTCAAAGGCCATGACCACCTACAGGATGAGTTCTCCATCTTTTTTGATCATCTGCGCCCAGCAGCTAGTCGGATGGGTGACTTTGAAGAGATCAACTGGACTGAAGAGAAAGAGTatgag TTTGATGGCTTTGAAGAAGTGATCCTCCCTGatgtagaagaggaagaggaacctGCTAAGGTGTCCACAGCCTCAAAGagcaagaggagaaaggagattgGGGTCCAGAATCATGATAAG GAGACTGACTGGCCTGAAGTGGCCAAGGACTGCTCCTGTTCCTGCCATGAGGGAGGTCCTGATTCTAAGCTGAAGAAAAGCAAGAGGAGAAATTGTCATTGCAGCAGCAAG GTTTGTGACAGCAAATCTTACAAGAGCAAGGAGACCCTGGAGTTGGTGGGTAGTAGCCCCCTTCAAGAGGCTAGTTCTATGCCTGCAACTAAGGAAGGAGGTCAAGGCAAGGACATGTTGGAAGAGGAAGCCCTGGAGGAGCAGGAGAGTATTGATGTGACCCAGATCAGGACTGGCAGGACCACCAGAAAGGGAGAGACACCCACTCCAG CAGGGTCGACAGTCGGGAGTACCGTGCTGTGCTCTGCAGAAGTGACTCTCGTGGAGCGACCCTTGGAGGGCTTAACCCTCTGCTCACCAGAGACTCCCGGGCTTCCTACTCAGACTGGAGTTGAACTCTCCTCTGTCAGGAGAGACCAGGCTGGGCCTGAAGTTGTCTCCTGCCTTGACACATCCACCATACTTCCCGAAGAGGGCGAGGACATGAAGTCTTTTGCTAATTCAGAGACTATTGTACCGCTCCCAGATGCATCAGAAACTGAGAAACTGCCAAGCACTGTGGAGATCCCCGCTTCCCTCCCCAGTCCTGTTTCCTCAAGGaccagagacacagggagaagacACACATATGGAAAAGTCTGTACTCAGAGCTGGCTACATGAGAGCccagtggaggcagagacagcccaTATGGTGGCTCCTGTCTGTGGAACTTCATCAGGAGTTGGTGCCTTAGAGATCACTCCCAAAGCTGCCAGCGGGGTCATAGCTGAAGACAGAGGAACTCAAGGCAAAGGTCCAGAGGGGGGTCTGCCAAAAGCCTCAGAAGCTACTGTCTGTGCCAACAACAGCAAGGTCAGCTCCACTGGGGAGAAGGTGGTATTGTGGACAAG GGAGGCTGACCGAGTGATCCTCACCATGTGCCAGGAGCAGGGCGCACAGCCCCACACCTTCAGCAGCATCTCCCGGCAACTGGGGAACAAGACCCCTGTTGAG CCTGTGAGGCCAGCTCTGAGGATGAGGATGATGCCACCAGCACCAGCAATGCAGACCAGCTCTCTGACCGTGGGGACCTGCTGTCTGAAGAAGAGCTGGATGAATGACACCCTGGGAAG AGCCCGTTGGGAGATGGTTCTGCGGCCTGTGTCTCTCAGGGACTTCAGTGAAGACCTTACAAACACATTCTGGAAACAGCATTGGTGGAGAACGGGGCTTGGCTCTTTTGTGAACTCGCTCTTTTTAAATGTACAAATGCATATGTCTTGCAGCAATCCCAACACACTGGGTTCCTGCACCCGGCAGCTTTTATTACAAATTATCTCCCCAATACCCTTCCCTGGAACATCAGTTTGA